The Bartonella sp. HY328 genome contains the following window.
TTGCCGCTTTTGTGGTTCCCGCATCGGCACAAAGTGCTATGGAAGGCTGGAACAAGGTTTGTAGCGAACAGCAAAATGAAAAAAAAGAAAAAATTAGCATTTGTAATACAATGAATAATATTGTGTCTGAAACAGGCCAATATTTGACAATGCTTAATCTTATTGAAGTTAAAGAAGGTGGCAAGAGCCAAAAGCGTATTGGTATCCAAGTGCCAACTGGCCGTCTTATTCCTGCAGGCATTAAGGTTAAAGTGGATGGTAATGCTGAAAAGACCATTCCATACATGATCTGTAATGGACCAACTTGTATTGCTAATGATGTTTTGAGTGATGAGCTTGTTGCCCAGATGAAAAAAGGCACAAAGCTTACTGTGACATCTGTAAACTTCCAAGGCGCTCCTAATCCTTTAGAAGTATCGCTTACTGGTTTTGCTAAAATCTTTGACGGCCCTGGCATGCGTGAGCAGGATTTCCAAGCTGAGCAGGAAAAACTGCAAAAAGCAATTCAAGACAAGCAACAAGAGCAAGACGATAAAATGCGTGAAGCTCAAGAAAAAGCAAAGAACGCCAACTAAAATAATCGCGTTAGCTTTGGTTAAACTTGGCTAATGATGGCATTTTAACGGTATTTAAAAAAGGGAAGCACTTTATTGGGCTTCCCTTTTTTGTATAATAATCGCCTTTATCGTATGATTGCCAAATAGCTTAAGGGTGGAACCCAGTACTTTATGGAAATAAGTCAAATAAAATAGCCAAAGCTGCTAGGAGCAAAGCTAAAAATTGGTAATATACTTATTAGAGTTTTTTTAAGTTAAAGCTTTTTTTAAGATATAGGCAGGTTAATGCTATAATTTTGTTGAAAAAACTTGTAAATCAATTACTTCTTAGGCCTGATTTTTTGTTCACATTAAAATTTTTTATATATTTTGCTCAAATTTAAAAATTCGGTCTCTAAAATATGTTAAGGGGTAGGGGATTGCATAGGCACAAAAGTCTAGTTCATTTACTGATAAAATCTTTTGGTCGCAAGGGTTTGCGCTATTTAACAATAATTCTTATTATTTCTATTTTTATAGCTTTGCTTTCATCTTATGCACCAATATTGCTTGCAACAATTATAAAGAATTTACAAAATATCAAAAGTGACAGCAATTCCTCATTCATCATTGCCCAGATTATTGCCTTTGTTACAATAATTGGCCTTGCGCGTTTGATGAGCCCTTTTATTACCTATCTTAATGCAAAAATCAGGGCTGAAAATTATGGCTTTGTCACGGATACATATTTTGATCATTATAATAAAAATAGTGACGATCAATCCCTATATAAAAC
Protein-coding sequences here:
- a CDS encoding invasion associated locus B family protein, translated to MPIAKTLTTVSLFASAAALLAAFVVPASAQSAMEGWNKVCSEQQNEKKEKISICNTMNNIVSETGQYLTMLNLIEVKEGGKSQKRIGIQVPTGRLIPAGIKVKVDGNAEKTIPYMICNGPTCIANDVLSDELVAQMKKGTKLTVTSVNFQGAPNPLEVSLTGFAKIFDGPGMREQDFQAEQEKLQKAIQDKQQEQDDKMREAQEKAKNAN